The following is a genomic window from Hymenobacter monticola.
GAGGCGCAGTTCGCGGCGCTGCAAGTGGTTGTAGCCCACGCGCAGGTTGAATCCCTTGCCCAGCACGAGGGCCGCGCCAACGGTGAAGTGCCGGGCCAAGTTGTCACCGAAGCTCTTGGTGGGTTTCTTTTCCTGCCCGCTGGCATCCTGCACGCCGCGGGCGTTGGGGTCGAGGTACTGGATGTCCCACTGCTGCAAGTGGTGGATGGTAAGCGACAGCCGCACGGGCATGTGCTCGGGCTTTACGGTGGCGCCAATCTGAACGTCGAGGGGCAGTCGGCCCCGGTCGGTGCCCGGGTAAGTGATGAACTGGTAGCCTGCGTTTTTCACGGCCAAGCCCGCCGTGAAATCGGTGGTTGGGTGCTTGTAGAGGACGCCCGCATCGGCCACGCCAGCCAGCGAGCGGCTGCCCGCAATGCTGCTTACGGCCAGCTTGGCAGTGGCGCCAAAAGTGAACTTGCCCTTGGTATAGGAATCGGACAGGCCGGCGGTGTACTCATTAACGCTAAACGTACCCAGGCTGTTGCCGGCGGGGTCGTAGCTCTGGAAGTCGCCGTAATTCAGGTAAGTGACGCCCACGCCGAAGCGGCCGTATTTCTCGGTGTTGAAGGCATAAGCGGCGGTGCTCTGCTTAATGTCGGCCACGTAGGCCACGTAGCTCAGCGCCAGCCGGCCGTCCATGTCGGCATTGAGCAAGGCCGGGCTGCCAAACAGCATGGTGGGGTCGTCGGTGCGGGTCGAGACGTTCATGCCGCCCAGCGCCGCGAGGTGCGCATTCGGCGGCAGGTCCAGAAAAGGAAACACGGCGCGGCCGCCCAACTGCTGCGCCGATGCCGGTTTTACCCCCAAAAAGCCCAGCAAAAGGCCAAACCCGGCAAGCCGGCAAGCGGAAAATTGCTTCATATAGCTAAGATAAGAGAGCCCGTGCCCCCATTGGCAGCCTAACGCATGGTAACCGCAAATAAGTACCTCGACCAAACATTTTACCTGCGCCAGCTTACCTGAAGGACGTAGGGGTGGGACTTGCCCCCGCCCTTACGTCCTTCAGGTAATACTCTCGCAAAGGTGCAGGCATCCAGGCGGGGGCAAGCCCCGCCCCTACGTCGCTCAAGCTTCACGCTACTGCACCTCCACGCTGGGACCTACGGTGGGCACGGGCTCGTCGCGCACGGGCAGCTTCTGCGGGTGCGGCACCAGCTCGTCGAGCAGAGCCACGCGCAGCACGTCGTCTACCCGCTCGGCGTAGTGAATGGTGAGGCCTTTGAGGTAGTCCTCCTGGATTTCCTCGATGTCCTTGCGGTTTTTGGGGCAAAGAATAATGTCCTTCATGCCGGCGCGGCGGGCCGCCAGCAGCTTTTCCTTGATGCCGCCCACCGGCAGCACCTTGCCGCGCAGGGTAATTTCGCCGGTCATGGCCAGCTTGGCGCGCACCCGGCGCTGGGTATAGGCCGAGGCAATGCTGGTGAAAATGGCAATGCCCGCACTGGGTCCGTCCTTGGGCACGGCGCCCTCGGGGAAGTGAATGTGCAGGTCGTACTGCTCAAACAGGCGGTAGTCGATGCCGATTTCATCGGCCCGCGAGCGCAGGTAGCTCAGCGCCGTAATGGCCGATTCCTTCATCACGTCGCCGAGCTGGCCCGAGAGCGTGAGCTTGCCCCGGCCGCGGCTCAGCAGGCTTTCCACGAACAGGATGTCGCCGCCCACCGAGGTCCAGGCCAGTCCCGTCACCACGCCGGCGGTGTCGTTGTCCTGGTACTGGTCGCGGTCGAAGATGGGCGCGCCGAGTATTTTGCGCACTTCGGCGGGCTCCATCACAGCAGGCAGCTCCTCCTTACCAGCTTTGCGGCGGGCCAGGTTGCGCGTCACGGCGGCCAGCTTGCGCTCCAGGCCGCGCACGCCGCTTTCGCGGGTGTAGTCGTCGGCCACACGGTGCAGCGAGGCATCGGTGATTTTCACTTCCGCCTCGCCCAGGCCGTGCTCCTTGAGCTGCTTGGGCCAGAGGTGCTTACGGGCAATCTGCACCTTTTCCTCCTGGGTATAGCCGGTGAGGTCGATGATTTCCATGCGGTCGCGCAGGGCGGGCTGAATGGTATCGAGCGAGTTGGCCGTGGCAATGAAGAGGACCTTCGAGAGGTCGTACTCCACTTCCAGGTAGTTGTCGGTGAAGGTGGCGTTTTGCTCCGGGTCCAGCACTTCGAGCAAGGCCGAGCTGGGGTCGCCGCGGAAGTCGCTGCTCACCTTGTCTATCTCATCGAGGATGATGACGGGGTTGCTGGTGCCGGCCTTTTTGATTTGGGAGATGATGCGGCCGGGCATGGCGCCCACGTAGGTCTTGCGGTGCCCGCGAATCTCGGCCTCGTCGCGCACGCCGCCCAGGCTCATGCGGATGTACTTGCGGCCCATGGCGTTGGCAATGCTGCGGCCCAGGGAAGTTTTGCCCACGCCGGGAGGGCCGTAGAGGCACAGAATGGGTGCCTTCAGGTCCTGCTTCAGCTTGAGCACGGCGATGTACTCCAGAATCCGCTCCTTCACCTTTTCGATGCCGAAGTGGTCGGCATCGAGGATTTTCTTGGTTTGCTTGAGGTTGAACTTGTCCTTGGTAAACTCACCCCAGGGCAAATCGAGCAGAAACTCCACGTAGTTCACGCTCACCGAGTAATCGGGCGCCATGGGGTTGGTGCGGGCCAGCTTCTCCATCTCCTTTTTGAAGTGGAGCGCCACGCTCTCGGGCCATTTTTTGGTTTCGGCGCGCTGGCGCAGGCGGTTCACATCCTCGTCAGGGCCTTCCTGGCCCAGCTCGTCCTGCAGGGTTTTGAGCTGCTGGCGCAGGAAGTACTCGCGCTGCTGGGCGTCGATGCCGGTGTGCGTTTTTGAACGGATGTCCTGCTTGATTTCCAGCAGCTCGGCCTGGCTCAGCAGGGCTTCGAGCAGCTGGCGGGCCTGGGCTTCGGGGTCGGCCAGCTCCAGCAGCTTCTGTTTGGCGGGCAGGTCGAGCTGCACGTTGCTGGACAGGAAGTGCGTGAGGAAGGCGGGCGACTGAATGCCATCGAGCATGGCGCGGGCTTCCATTGGAATCTCGGGCGTGAGCTCCAGCACTTTGGTGGCAGCTTCGCGCAGGGCCTGTAGCAGCGCAAACTCGCCCGGAATGTCGGGGTTCAACGCCACTTCCGAGAAGTAGCTGACGCGGGCCACGAGCGGGGCGAAGCTCAGCTCTTCCTCGATGGTGAAGCGCACCTGGCCTTGCAGGATGATGGTAATCTGGCCGTCGGGCTGCTCCAGCAGCTTCAGGATGCGGGCCAGCGTGCCCACGGGGTGCAGCTCAGCTACAGTGGGCTCGTCGGCGTTGGGGTCGAGCTGGGCCACCACGCCGAGGAGCTTGTCGGCGGCGTGGGCTTTGCGCACCAGCTTCACGCTTTTCTTGCGCGTCACGGTCACGGGCAGCACCACGCCCGGAAACAGCACGGTGTTGCGCACGGGCAGCAGCGAGAGGGTGGGCGGGGCGTCGTCGCCGCGCAGCAGGTGGTCGGGGTCAGCGGCCATGATGGCAATGGCTTCGGGTTGGGAATGAGAGTCGCTGAGGGCGCGCAGAGGCTGCACAGCCGGAGAATAAACAGATGCCAGACGCATGGACGAGAATAAAGCCGGAAACAACGGCGGCAGGTGCCACATTGGCAGCCCGCGGCTTTGTGAAAGCGGGAATACAAGGTACGGCTTCCCACTGCGTTTGGACGTCAAGCGGCGTGCCAGCCGCCCGATTCCGCCAAAGCGGCGCACTGCCGGGTGGGCAACCGCTCACCTGCGCGGCGTAAATCGCTAAATTGGTAGCAACTTGCGTCCCTTATTATTCTTATTACTCTACTAATGCTGTTTTTATTGCGCCGGTGCGCGGTGCTTTTTCTGCTTCTCATTGGGGTGTTGGCGGCGCTACCGGGCCAGGCGCAGCGCCGGCCGGTGAAGCGCATTCCCGGCGCGGCTTCGCCCTCGGCCGATACCACCAGCGGCGGTGCTTCGGCCGCGCCCCGCAAGGGAACCAAACCCGCGCCAGCCAAGGCCGCGGTGCCCAAGCCGGCCATTGCGCCGGGCACCTACCGCGTGCGCGGCCTCAACAGCCGCGTGAGCCGCAAGCTGCGGCTGCGGCCCGATGGCACGCCCGACTTCGTGTTCATCAACCGCTACCCGTTTTTTGAAGACAAAAAGGCGCTGAAAGCCATTGGCAAGGCCGAAAAGCGCCGGCAATACCACGCCGCCCGGTTGCTGCTGGAGGACTATGTGGCCAAATTCGGTCCGGCCAACTTTGAGAAAAACACCGACATGCTCTGGCGCCTGGGCCAGCTGCTGGAGCGCGACAGCCAGAACGTGAAGGCCAAGGCTTATTTCCGCCTGGCGCTCAAGCACAGCCGCAAGGACATCAGCAAGATTCAGCTGTACTACGACTCGCTGGAGCAGAAAAACACCGACCTGTACGTACCCCTGAAAACGTACTACGAGCTGGTAGAGTACCGCAAGAACCTCAACACCTTCCACCCACCAAAGGGCGTGTACACGACCATGGGCGACGCCATCAACAGCAAGGCGCCCGACTACGGCCCCGCGCTGGCCGGCAACGACTCGCTGCTGATTTTCAGCAGCAAGCGCAAGCGCCGCGGCATCACCGGCGTGGTAGACGAGGACCTGTACACCTCGCGCCGCGAGGGCGTGAGCTGGACCGACGCCGAGCCGCTGCCCAAGCCCATCAACTCGCCCAACAACGAGGGCTCGGCCTGCCTGAGCAAGGACGGCAAAACCATCTTTTTTGCCCGCTGCGAGTGCAGCACCTGCCACGGCAACTGCGACCTCTACACCGCCACGCGCGGCAAAGACGGCAAGTGGGGCACCCCCAAAAGCCTGGGCCCCATGGTGAATTCCTTCGGCTGGGACTCGCAGCCCACCCTCTCGCAGGGCGAGGACACGCTGTACTTTGCGTCCGACCGGCTGGGCGGCTTCGGGCTGTCGGACATCTACTTCACCCGCAAGCTGAAAAACGGGCAGTGGAGCCCGGCCGAGAACATGGGCCCGGTCATCAACACCCGCGAAAACGAGGTGAGCCCGTTTTACCACCCGCTCTACCACGTGCTCTACTTCAGTTCGCGCGGGCAGTTGCTGAACTTCGGTGATTTCGACATCTACAAAACCTACCGCGTGGGCGGACGCTGGCAGGAACCCAAAAACATTGGCCCGCTGGTGAACGGCAAGGGCTCGGAGTACTACTTCACCATCGACCGCGAAAGCAAAAACCTCTACTACGCCCGCTCGGAAGCGCAGGAACTCAACAACCTCGACCTCTACTCTTTCCCGCTGCCCATGGAGGCCCAGCCGCTGGCCACCACCCACGTGGAGGGCACGCTGGTGGATTCGGTAAGCAGCAAGCCGCTCAAGGGCATCGTGAGCATCATCGATACCGACAATGGCATCGAGGTGGCCAGCAAGTTTATCCGGCCCGATGGCACGTTCGATTTTGAGCTGATTGAGGGCTCGCATTACGCCATGCTCATTCAGAGCCCGGACTTTTTCTCGGTGGAGAAGCAGTTTGCGCTCAAGGGCGACACGGTGATGACCCTGCTCACCAACAGCATCGACTACAAGCTGCCGCTCATTTTCAAGAACCTGGAGTTTGCGGCGGCCAAGGCCGAGGTGCTGCCCGCCATGTACCCTACCCTCGACCGCATTGCCTTGTTCCTGGTCGACCACCCGGCCTTTCGGCTCAGCATCGCGGGCCACACCGATAGCCGCGGCGACCCGGAAGTGAACGAAAAGCTTTCGCAGGACCGCGCCGAGGCCATCCGCAAGTACATCGAGCGCAAGGGCAAACTCGCGCCCAACCGAATCGAGAGCTTCGGCTACGGCTCCAGCAAGCCCCTCAAGGACGAGCTGACCGATGACGACGCCAAGGTGAACCGCCGCGTCGAGTTCAAGCTCATCAAGCCCAGCGACGACAAGCCCGCCGACGGCGGCGGGGACTGGAAGTAGCTATTCCACCGCCAGCACCCGCACCGTTTTGCCGTTGAAAGCGGCCTCCTGCCCGGCCCGCAGCCCCTTAAGCGCCACGGCCACCGGCGCGGCGGGCGATACCGCAAAAACGTCCGTTCCATCCAGCTTTCCGGCACTGATGCTGATGTAGAACTGGCCCAGGCTGGTGCTCACGAGGGCACCGGGGCGCACCGTGTCGCAGGCAGCGTCGGGGCTGATACGGGCCAGTTCGGCTTGCAGCTGCTGGGCCTGCTGCATCTGGGCAGCGTTGCGGTCACGCTCGGCATTGGCCATTTCGCGGCCGGTTTCATACTTGTCGCCGGCGCTGCTCTTGGTTTCGGAAGAGGAGGATTCCTGAGCCGCCTGCATGGCGGTGCGGGCAGCGGCAATGCGTTGCTCGATGAAGGCCTGGCAGAGGGCGTGGAGGACGGGTTTGGTCATTAATAGTTGGAGCGAATTTGAATCCAGGATATCCGGCCGTTGGCGGCGGTTAGCTTAGTGGGCGCATCGGCCATTGTGTATTTAGCCAGCACAGGCTGCTTGCGGAAAACGTATTCTAAGCCGGGAGTTTCCACGTCGCCCACAAAGGCAATCTGAAATTCTGGCAACATCATGTTGGGTACGACCTGCACGGCAGGCAAAGCCGCTTTCAGTTGCCCAGATGTCGAACCAGTATGAATGCCGCGAGCCGTCTTATAGGCCGGATGGAACGCCAGCAGGGCCGCTACTTTTTTGTGGGTTTGCCAGTCGGCGAAGTACAGGAAAAGCTGCCGACTACCCTTTTTCACCATGATGCCGCTGGGTTCGGCTTCGGTGTCATCAAAGCCATAAGCCAGCAGGTGTACCGGCGTAAAAGTGCAGCCTTTATACAGCTCCTGGAGCTGCGCTATCGACATGCCGATGCGTGCCTTCCCTACCGATTTTTCGGTGATAACGGGAACATCGTAAAAGGCCGGCGCGGGTACTTGGCTGCTGCCGGAAAGTAGCAGCCAGGCACTAAAGAGGCTGAGAAACTTGAGCATCGGGCCAAGTTAAAATGAATTCAGCGCAGACTGCACCTTTTCCGTCCACTGTTCATCTGTCGGTGCCACCACCAGCACCCGAAACCCGTGACGCTCGCCTTCCAGCCGCACGCCTTCGGAGTCGTCAATCAGCAAGTCGATGCCAAAACTGGGCGGGTGCTTGGTGCAGCGAGCACGCACCTCATGGTTATGCCGTAGCTGGTTCACCACCCCATCCAGCCGGATGCCATAGAACCAAAAGAGCCGCCGGATGCGCCAGGCGCTGCGGAAGGAAGTGGTGTACACCCACACTTCCCAACCGTGCCGCCTGCAGTCGGCTACCAGCTCCCTGATGCCTTGGCGCAACTGCTCGTTACTGAGCAGCCGCGCCAGCAGGGGCCTTTGGGGCGTTTCGAGTGGGAAGTCGTGGCCGCAGCGGATAAGGGTGTTGTCGAGGTCGAAGGCGAGGCGCATCAGCTACTTAATAGTCCCTCCGCAACCTTCCTATCATTGCCCAGCCGCGGCACCTTGTTCTGCCCGCCCAGGCGGCCCAGGCTTTTCATGTAGCGCTGAAACGCCCCGACGGGCAGCGGCGTGAGCTGCAGCGGCACCAGGATGTTGCCCCGGCGCAGGTCGTCGTAGTAGGTGTTGCGGTGGCGCAAGGCCGTGTCCAAGGCTGCGGCGAAGGCGGGGGCATCCTGGGGGGCGCGGCCGAACTCCACCAGCCACTCGTGGCGCGAGGGCGTGGCGGGGTCGTCGCTCACCAGCGGCGCCACGGTAAATTCCGTGACTTCCACTTCTGGAAACTGCGCCATCGTTTCGCGCAGGGCCTGCTCTACCTCCTCCCCTATCACGTGCTCGCCGAAGGCCGACAGAAAGTGCTTGATACGGCCCGTGACTACCACGCGGTGCGGCCGCAAGCTCACGAAGCGCACCGTGTCGCCGATGCTGTAGGCCCACAGGCCGGCGTTGGAGGTGAGCACCACGGCGTAGTTGCGGTCCAGCTCCACGTCGGCAATGGTGAGGCGGGGCGCGTCGGGCTCAAAAAACCGCTCGGCGGGGATGAATTCGTAGAAAATGCCGCTGTTGAGCAGCAGCAATAAGCCGGGATTGCCGGGTTCATCCTGCAAGGCCAGAAAGCCCTCCGAGGCCGGAAACAACTCGATGCTGTCAACGGGCCGGCCGATGCTTTCGAAGAGCTTGGCGCGGTAGGGCTCGAAGTTGACGCCGCCGTACACAAACAGGTTGAAATCCGGGAACAGGTCTTTGATGGGCCGGCCGGTGCGGGCCGTGAGGCGGTCGAAGTACATCTGCACCCAGGGCGGAATGCCGGAAATGAGGGTCATTTTCTGGCCCAGCGTTTCGTCGACAATACGCTCCAGCTTCGTTTCCCAGTCTTCGATGACGTTGGTCTGGTACGTCGGCAACTGGTTGCGGCGCAGGTAGGCGGGCACGTGGTGGTTGGCAATGCCCGAAAGCCGGCCCGTACGGATGCCGTGGTGCATCTCCAGTTCCGGCGAGCCCGACAAGAATATCAGCTTGCCATCCAGAAACTGGCTGCGGCCGGTACGATAGATGTAGTACAGCAGCGCATCGCGCGCTCCCTCAATGTGGTTCGGGATGCTGTCTTTGGTAATCGGAATGTACTTCGTGCCCGAGGTCGTGCCGCTGGTTTTGGCCAGGTACAGCGGCCGGCCGGGCCAGAGCACGTCGGCCTCGCCGGCCTGGGTGCGGTCGAACCAGGGCTTCAGGGCCTCGTAGTCGCGCACGGGCACCTGCCGCGACAAATCGGCGGGCGTGCGCACGCCGCCTAGCTCGTGCGCCCGGCCGAAAGCGGTGCCGGCCGCCGTGGCCGTGAGCCGGGCCAGCAGCTCGCGCTGGGTGGTTTCGGGGCGGTGCTGCCAGCGCTGGTAGCGCCGGGCAATGTAGCGAGCCAGGGGCCGGCTCAGCGTGGCTTTCAATCCCATAGTTCCGAGTAAAAACGCCGTTGGCGGGGTTGCGAAGGTACGTTGGGCGTTTTCGTTGACTACGGTTGAGGCAACCTCTCTACTTTGCCACCGTTACCACACCTCACCAATTCACCAACCCCAACTTCACCACAATCATGGCAGACCACAAAGGCACCGCCGTCTGGAACGGCGACATTAAAGGCAGCGGCACCCTCAGCACCGAAAGCGGCGCGCTTAACGCTCCTTACTCCGTTGGCAGCCGCTTCGAAGGCAAGCAGGGCACCAACCCCGAAGAACTCATCGGCGCGGCCCACGCCGGCTGTTACACCATGTACCTCACCAGCGTGCTCACCAAGCACGGCCACTCGGTGCAGAACATCAAAACCACCAGCACCGTGACGATGAACCCCAACAACGGCCATCCCGTCATCGAGCACATCCACGTGAGTACCGAAGGCCACGTCACCGGCGGCAACATCACCGCCGACGACTTCCAGAAGCACGCCGAAGATGCCAAGGAAAACTGTCCCGTATCGAAAGTGCTGAGCGCCGTGCCCAAAATGACGCTCGAAGCGAAGTTTGTAGGCTAGCGCTTGCTGGTCAGCTCAAACCTTAAGTATGTCATGCTGAGCGCAGCCGAAGCATCTCTGCAGGGTAACTAATCCAACGGATTGAGTTTACTATTGCGGTAGAGATGCTTCGGCTGCGCTCAGCATGACGTTCTGCTTTTAGCCCTGAGCTGCCTATACTAAAATCTTCGCCCTAAATTTGTCGCTATGCCCACTGGTACTACTCGCATCCGCCTTCGCCCCGCCAACAACTCCCGCGTCCCGTTCTGGGGCCAGATTGCCATCGGCGTTTTCTGGCTGGCTTATGTGCTGTTTGGCATTCTGAGCAACACCGGCGCGCAGGACTACCACTTTCTGCACTGGGTATTCCTGGTGTTCACGCTGGTGTACCTCGGCTATGTGCTGGTGAACAATGCCCCCATCTTCGGCACGCAGAGCTACCTGGAGTTCACACCCGGCTACATTGTGCACAAAAACGGCTTGTTCCGTCCCAAACAGGTTTTCGCCGCCGAAAACATTGCCGCCCTGGAGTTGAAGCCCGCCGTGCTGCGCGTGCGCCAGAAAGACGGCGAAATCTACGCCCTCAACCTGCGCGAAGTAAAAGGCAAGCGCCGCAAGCTGAGCTTCCGCGAGCAAGTGCGCGAGTTTGCCGCCAAGCACAACGTGCCCTTGCAGGAAGTGAGCCCGGCCGCGGCTTCCTAGTTATATCTCATCGAAAAGAAAGGGGCTGAAGACAACTTGCGTGTCTTCAGCCCCTTTCTCTTTAGGCAGCAACTGCCGCTATTTCTTGGCGAACTTCTTCCGCAGCTCGTCCACCTGGTCGCGGAATTTCTTGTCCGAATCTACCAAATCCGACACGGTTTGCACCGAGTGCATCACGGTGGTGTGGTCGCGGCCGCCGAAGTGGAAGCCGATGGTTTTCAGCGTGTGAGAGGTGTGGTGCTTAGCAAAATACATAGCTACCTGCCGAGCCGTCACCACTTCCTTCTTGCGGGTTTTGTCTTTCAACAAATCAACCGAAATGTTGAAGTAGGCGGCCACGGTCTTCTGAATGAAGTCGAGGTTCACCTCGGCCTCCACTTCCTCGATGATGTGGCGCAGGGCCTGCTTCACCATTTCCAGGTCGATGTCGCGGCGGCTCAGGCTGCTTTGGGCCACCAGCGAGGCAATGACGCCTTCCAGCTCGCGCACGTTGGTGTGCACCGAATTGGCCAAGTAGTCCACCACGTGGTCCGGCGGAATGTCGATGCCGTCCTGCTCCATCTTGTTGCGGATGATGGCCACCCGCGTTTCGAAGTCGGGGCTTTGCACGTCGGCCGTCAGGCCCCACTTGAAGCGATTCAGCAACCGGTCTTCCAAGCCCTGCAGGTCCTTGGGCGGCCGGTCGGAGGTCATCACAATCTGCTTGCCCGACTGGTGCAAGTGGTTGAAGATGTGGAAGAACATTTCCTGCGTCTTGCCCTTGTTGGCCAGAAACTGCACGTCGTCCAGAATCAGGGCATCCACCTGCAGGTAGAAATTTGCAAAGTCCTGCACCTGCGCGCGCTGCACGCTGTCGATGAACTGGTTGGTGAACTTCTCGGCCGACACGTAGAGCACGAACCGCTCCGGTGCCGTGGCCTTGATGTGGTTGCCGATGGCCTGCACCAGGTGGGTTTTGCCCAGGCCCACGCCGCCGTACACCATCAGCGGGTTGAAGCTGGTGGTGCCGGGCTTGTTGGCCACGGCGAGGCCGGCCGAGCGGGCCAGGCGGTTGCAGTCGCCCTCGATGTAGTTGTCGAAAGTATAAGAACCGTTGAGCTGGGAGGGCACGATGTTGCCGTCCATGGGCTTGGCCTGCTCGAAGGGGTTGCGCGGCGGGGCCGCGGCTTCGACGCCGGCCAGGGTGTTGGTGCCGAAGTTGCCGCGCTGGGCGGCCCGCACCGCGCCCGAATTGACATAGCGCGCCGAGCCGGCGCGGGCGCTGCCGGCCAGCGGGTTGTAAACCGGGGCCGGCGCGGGCGCGGGGGCTTGCGGCTGGGGCGCATCGCGCGGGTCGGGGGCAGCGGCTTTGCGGGGGGGCGGTAGGTGCAGGGTTTTGGGTTGCACCTGCGAGTT
Proteins encoded in this region:
- the porQ gene encoding type IX secretion system protein PorQ, whose translation is MKQFSACRLAGFGLLLGFLGVKPASAQQLGGRAVFPFLDLPPNAHLAALGGMNVSTRTDDPTMLFGSPALLNADMDGRLALSYVAYVADIKQSTAAYAFNTEKYGRFGVGVTYLNYGDFQSYDPAGNSLGTFSVNEYTAGLSDSYTKGKFTFGATAKLAVSSIAGSRSLAGVADAGVLYKHPTTDFTAGLAVKNAGYQFITYPGTDRGRLPLDVQIGATVKPEHMPVRLSLTIHHLQQWDIQYLDPNARGVQDASGQEKKPTKSFGDNLARHFTVGAALVLGKGFNLRVGYNHLQRRELRLDNTSGSAGLSFGAMLKISTFQLEYTHATLQAAGSSEYITVSRNLNSLFKKKE
- the lon gene encoding endopeptidase La, with the protein product MAADPDHLLRGDDAPPTLSLLPVRNTVLFPGVVLPVTVTRKKSVKLVRKAHAADKLLGVVAQLDPNADEPTVAELHPVGTLARILKLLEQPDGQITIILQGQVRFTIEEELSFAPLVARVSYFSEVALNPDIPGEFALLQALREAATKVLELTPEIPMEARAMLDGIQSPAFLTHFLSSNVQLDLPAKQKLLELADPEAQARQLLEALLSQAELLEIKQDIRSKTHTGIDAQQREYFLRQQLKTLQDELGQEGPDEDVNRLRQRAETKKWPESVALHFKKEMEKLARTNPMAPDYSVSVNYVEFLLDLPWGEFTKDKFNLKQTKKILDADHFGIEKVKERILEYIAVLKLKQDLKAPILCLYGPPGVGKTSLGRSIANAMGRKYIRMSLGGVRDEAEIRGHRKTYVGAMPGRIISQIKKAGTSNPVIILDEIDKVSSDFRGDPSSALLEVLDPEQNATFTDNYLEVEYDLSKVLFIATANSLDTIQPALRDRMEIIDLTGYTQEEKVQIARKHLWPKQLKEHGLGEAEVKITDASLHRVADDYTRESGVRGLERKLAAVTRNLARRKAGKEELPAVMEPAEVRKILGAPIFDRDQYQDNDTAGVVTGLAWTSVGGDILFVESLLSRGRGKLTLSGQLGDVMKESAITALSYLRSRADEIGIDYRLFEQYDLHIHFPEGAVPKDGPSAGIAIFTSIASAYTQRRVRAKLAMTGEITLRGKVLPVGGIKEKLLAARRAGMKDIILCPKNRKDIEEIQEDYLKGLTIHYAERVDDVLRVALLDELVPHPQKLPVRDEPVPTVGPSVEVQ
- a CDS encoding OmpA family protein — translated: MLFLLRRCAVLFLLLIGVLAALPGQAQRRPVKRIPGAASPSADTTSGGASAAPRKGTKPAPAKAAVPKPAIAPGTYRVRGLNSRVSRKLRLRPDGTPDFVFINRYPFFEDKKALKAIGKAEKRRQYHAARLLLEDYVAKFGPANFEKNTDMLWRLGQLLERDSQNVKAKAYFRLALKHSRKDISKIQLYYDSLEQKNTDLYVPLKTYYELVEYRKNLNTFHPPKGVYTTMGDAINSKAPDYGPALAGNDSLLIFSSKRKRRGITGVVDEDLYTSRREGVSWTDAEPLPKPINSPNNEGSACLSKDGKTIFFARCECSTCHGNCDLYTATRGKDGKWGTPKSLGPMVNSFGWDSQPTLSQGEDTLYFASDRLGGFGLSDIYFTRKLKNGQWSPAENMGPVINTRENEVSPFYHPLYHVLYFSSRGQLLNFGDFDIYKTYRVGGRWQEPKNIGPLVNGKGSEYYFTIDRESKNLYYARSEAQELNNLDLYSFPLPMEAQPLATTHVEGTLVDSVSSKPLKGIVSIIDTDNGIEVASKFIRPDGTFDFELIEGSHYAMLIQSPDFFSVEKQFALKGDTVMTLLTNSIDYKLPLIFKNLEFAAAKAEVLPAMYPTLDRIALFLVDHPAFRLSIAGHTDSRGDPEVNEKLSQDRAEAIRKYIERKGKLAPNRIESFGYGSSKPLKDELTDDDAKVNRRVEFKLIKPSDDKPADGGGDWK
- a CDS encoding 3-oxoacyl-ACP synthase is translated as MTKPVLHALCQAFIEQRIAAARTAMQAAQESSSSETKSSAGDKYETGREMANAERDRNAAQMQQAQQLQAELARISPDAACDTVRPGALVSTSLGQFYISISAGKLDGTDVFAVSPAAPVAVALKGLRAGQEAAFNGKTVRVLAVE
- a CDS encoding GH3 family domain-containing protein, which translates into the protein MGLKATLSRPLARYIARRYQRWQHRPETTQRELLARLTATAAGTAFGRAHELGGVRTPADLSRQVPVRDYEALKPWFDRTQAGEADVLWPGRPLYLAKTSGTTSGTKYIPITKDSIPNHIEGARDALLYYIYRTGRSQFLDGKLIFLSGSPELEMHHGIRTGRLSGIANHHVPAYLRRNQLPTYQTNVIEDWETKLERIVDETLGQKMTLISGIPPWVQMYFDRLTARTGRPIKDLFPDFNLFVYGGVNFEPYRAKLFESIGRPVDSIELFPASEGFLALQDEPGNPGLLLLLNSGIFYEFIPAERFFEPDAPRLTIADVELDRNYAVVLTSNAGLWAYSIGDTVRFVSLRPHRVVVTGRIKHFLSAFGEHVIGEEVEQALRETMAQFPEVEVTEFTVAPLVSDDPATPSRHEWLVEFGRAPQDAPAFAAALDTALRHRNTYYDDLRRGNILVPLQLTPLPVGAFQRYMKSLGRLGGQNKVPRLGNDRKVAEGLLSS
- a CDS encoding OsmC family peroxiredoxin, coding for MADHKGTAVWNGDIKGSGTLSTESGALNAPYSVGSRFEGKQGTNPEELIGAAHAGCYTMYLTSVLTKHGHSVQNIKTTSTVTMNPNNGHPVIEHIHVSTEGHVTGGNITADDFQKHAEDAKENCPVSKVLSAVPKMTLEAKFVG
- the dnaA gene encoding chromosomal replication initiator protein DnaA, whose product is MLKDFRTVWAGCLRSISAEIGEQSFKTWFQPIVPVELKGNVLTIQVPSAYFYDWLEEHYVDELRRALFQQLGPEGRLEYSVVVDQGNSQVQPKTLHLPPPRKAAAPDPRDAPQPQAPAPAPAPVYNPLAGSARAGSARYVNSGAVRAAQRGNFGTNTLAGVEAAAPPRNPFEQAKPMDGNIVPSQLNGSYTFDNYIEGDCNRLARSAGLAVANKPGTTSFNPLMVYGGVGLGKTHLVQAIGNHIKATAPERFVLYVSAEKFTNQFIDSVQRAQVQDFANFYLQVDALILDDVQFLANKGKTQEMFFHIFNHLHQSGKQIVMTSDRPPKDLQGLEDRLLNRFKWGLTADVQSPDFETRVAIIRNKMEQDGIDIPPDHVVDYLANSVHTNVRELEGVIASLVAQSSLSRRDIDLEMVKQALRHIIEEVEAEVNLDFIQKTVAAYFNISVDLLKDKTRKKEVVTARQVAMYFAKHHTSHTLKTIGFHFGGRDHTTVMHSVQTVSDLVDSDKKFRDQVDELRKKFAKK